In Polaribacter sp. L3A8, a genomic segment contains:
- a CDS encoding c-type cytochrome, whose translation MMYFLLLIVSSLVLGCKDSTEKINLEKIQKGRELFTSVGCTTCHSLSKDKLYGPSLNFILGTKKQVIRNGKEYAIIIDSNYIKKSIIDPDYEKSLLFKSNKMPKPSLTSIEVDCITNYLINMNNKSQEK comes from the coding sequence ATGATGTATTTTTTACTTTTAATTGTTTCTTCTTTGGTTTTAGGATGTAAAGATTCGACAGAAAAAATTAATTTAGAAAAAATACAAAAAGGACGAGAATTATTTACTTCTGTTGGCTGCACCACCTGCCATTCTTTATCTAAAGATAAACTTTATGGCCCTTCTTTAAATTTCATTTTAGGAACTAAAAAGCAAGTAATTAGAAATGGTAAAGAATACGCTATTATAATTGACAGTAACTATATTAAAAAATCAATTATAGACCCCGATTACGAAAAATCTCTATTGTTTAAGAGCAATAAAATGCCAAAACCTAGCCTTACGAGTATTGAAGTTGATTGCATTACTAATTACCTAATAAATATGAACAATAAATCACAAGAAAAATAA
- a CDS encoding T9SS type A sorting domain-containing protein yields MKKQLLKLTLLAVVFFSATIVQGQALYTTSGSYKISTSGLDTNLYMTIDGATGALVWAEELPDNNAAQVWYIAVHRTPASPGLVEITSKAGGIDWTMTTSGVEADHPTYTLTVEKRLPKEVEVGDWSGKDQFQRRKTKVNADGLADSTGSNPSDGNNALFLQTPWGTNSRYGIIPSAAGDPVQFDGGGIDVIQYHLIEAAVASVNTFGLDAFSVYTSNNQLTVKGATSKVKQISIYSVLGNKVLSKTVSNSNGDINLNVTSLSTGLYILKMVGVNGEKFSKKIIKE; encoded by the coding sequence ATGAAAAAACAATTACTTAAATTAACTTTATTAGCTGTTGTATTTTTTAGCGCAACAATAGTGCAAGGGCAAGCATTATATACCACAAGCGGTTCTTATAAAATTTCAACATCGGGTTTGGATACTAATCTTTATATGACAATTGATGGAGCTACTGGTGCTTTAGTTTGGGCAGAAGAATTACCTGACAATAATGCAGCACAAGTTTGGTACATAGCAGTACATAGAACTCCTGCTTCTCCAGGATTGGTGGAAATTACTTCAAAGGCAGGCGGAATTGACTGGACAATGACTACATCTGGTGTAGAAGCAGATCATCCAACTTATACTCTTACTGTTGAAAAAAGACTTCCAAAAGAGGTTGAAGTTGGTGATTGGAGTGGTAAAGACCAGTTTCAAAGAAGAAAAACTAAAGTTAATGCAGACGGACTTGCTGACTCAACAGGAAGTAACCCATCAGATGGAAACAATGCATTATTTTTACAAACACCATGGGGAACTAATTCAAGATATGGTATAATTCCATCTGCAGCAGGAGACCCTGTGCAATTCGATGGAGGAGGTATTGATGTAATTCAATACCATCTTATAGAAGCTGCAGTAGCAAGTGTTAATACTTTTGGTTTAGATGCATTTTCTGTTTATACATCTAATAACCAATTAACAGTTAAAGGTGCTACATCTAAAGTGAAGCAAATTTCTATATATTCTGTTTTAGGTAATAAAGTGTTATCGAAAACAGTTAGTAATTCAAACGGAGATATTAATCTTAATGTAACTTCGTTATCAACTGGTTTATATATTTTAAAAATGGTTGGTGTAAATGGTGAAAAATTCTCTAAAAAAATAATAAAGGAATAA
- a CDS encoding tetratricopeptide repeat protein, translated as MNRKNKFFSVSFILVLGLSYLVITNYINNKYANRLPAVPDLKETSIIFQKYITNVNANTLNKASAANLGELGMVYHANNYFEEAETCYQLAIERDSKVWKWSYYLGCLKRELSDSENAIKYFNNVLDIQPNQYLALFYKAEAYNQIGETAKFEKILKSLSGMDKKFFELKNSKRTSYFSLPVYARLELAKLNINIGKLELAENQLKELISNEISFGPAYKQLSVIYAQKGDQKLSKYYSDRSKDLEDYTPPADPLLDTLCYYSRSETYLLKQIEDAIRNSNLDWALELVNLGLRNIPESKYVLSKAVRLYLSMNMARRTVPYLDKHLEGFKEDYKELVDVGKGLSNYGLKNSAQKYFLAAEKNENEKPATKSRLAGIYFERLGMKEKAFELMNDLLKQYPNDPAVIGGATALSIQNGDMLNANKYLSTLKKLDSKNPRINVFKGLIAKNIGDTKGVIKYYELAFKDVPDQAFIINYLSDYYRKNKMWKELADLYETALNFSPNNPNLQEGYGSFLINCPNKKMRNPKQAREFSERALINFRSNVQVQVAAGQSLAMSYFQLNERGKALYYIHKTIQVAKSTRFSMDYIANLEGMLREFQKVVTSN; from the coding sequence ATGAATAGAAAAAATAAATTTTTTAGTGTTTCGTTTATCCTTGTTTTAGGTTTATCATACTTAGTAATCACTAATTATATTAATAATAAATATGCTAATAGATTACCTGCTGTTCCAGATTTAAAAGAAACTTCAATAATATTTCAAAAATATATTACAAATGTTAATGCAAATACTCTAAACAAAGCGTCTGCTGCTAACCTTGGAGAGTTGGGAATGGTTTATCATGCTAATAATTATTTTGAAGAAGCTGAAACTTGTTACCAATTAGCTATTGAACGAGATTCTAAAGTATGGAAATGGAGTTATTATTTGGGATGTTTAAAAAGAGAACTTAGTGATTCTGAAAATGCTATAAAGTATTTTAATAATGTTTTAGATATCCAACCCAATCAGTATTTGGCTTTGTTTTATAAAGCTGAAGCATATAACCAAATTGGGGAGACTGCTAAATTTGAGAAAATACTTAAAAGCCTTTCCGGAATGGATAAGAAATTTTTTGAGTTAAAGAACTCAAAAAGAACTTCATATTTTTCACTTCCAGTCTATGCTCGTTTAGAATTAGCAAAACTTAATATTAATATTGGTAAGCTTGAATTAGCCGAAAATCAATTAAAAGAATTGATTTCTAATGAAATTTCTTTTGGACCTGCTTATAAACAATTAAGTGTTATTTATGCACAAAAAGGGGATCAAAAATTGAGTAAGTATTATTCAGATCGATCTAAAGATTTAGAAGATTACACTCCGCCTGCAGATCCTTTGTTGGATACGTTGTGCTATTATTCTAGATCTGAAACCTATCTATTAAAACAAATTGAAGATGCGATTAGAAATAGTAATTTAGATTGGGCATTAGAGTTGGTCAATCTTGGTTTAAGAAATATTCCAGAGAGTAAATATGTGCTTTCTAAAGCTGTTAGACTTTATTTGTCTATGAATATGGCAAGAAGAACAGTGCCTTATTTAGATAAGCATCTAGAAGGTTTTAAAGAGGATTATAAAGAGTTAGTAGATGTTGGAAAAGGATTGTCTAATTATGGTTTGAAAAATTCAGCCCAAAAGTACTTCTTAGCTGCTGAAAAAAATGAAAATGAAAAACCAGCAACTAAATCTCGATTAGCAGGAATATATTTTGAAAGGTTAGGTATGAAGGAGAAAGCTTTTGAATTAATGAATGATTTATTAAAGCAGTACCCAAATGATCCTGCTGTAATCGGTGGAGCTACAGCTTTATCAATTCAAAATGGAGATATGTTAAATGCAAATAAATATTTATCAACACTAAAGAAACTTGATTCTAAAAATCCACGTATAAATGTTTTTAAAGGATTAATAGCTAAGAATATTGGAGATACAAAAGGAGTGATAAAGTATTATGAACTTGCTTTTAAAGACGTCCCAGATCAGGCATTTATAATTAACTACCTTTCTGATTATTATAGAAAGAATAAAATGTGGAAAGAACTTGCTGATTTATATGAAACCGCTTTAAATTTTTCTCCAAACAACCCAAACCTCCAAGAAGGATATGGTTCTTTTTTAATTAATTGTCCAAATAAAAAAATGCGTAATCCTAAGCAAGCTAGAGAGTTTAGTGAGAGAGCGTTAATAAATTTTAGATCTAATGTGCAAGTACAAGTTGCTGCTGGTCAATCTTTAGCGATGTCTTATTTTCAATTAAATGAAAGAGGTAAAGCTTTGTATTATATTCATAAGACAATACAAGTTGCTAAAAGCACTCGTTTTTCTATGGATTATATAGCAAATCTTGAAGGTATGTTAAGAGAGTTTCAAAAAGTTGTTACTTCAAATTAA
- a CDS encoding AraC family transcriptional regulator, whose protein sequence is MDTTALREGFLGQKLISLPKSIISIAKNNPITKNFYITDLGHYPKANNHYRRRKKGSTEYILIYCTKGQGEIILDDVKYIISPNEFFIIPKKVKHEYRADESDPWTIYWFHFNGVLAKELFNRYKATDAKNYKNTPFSKEKITLFEKIFNLFDHNNLENQIEYANLLSLSFISTFIYQDSDFKVNRSDNDNVINSIKNFLLDNLDKNFTLDEVANKFNYSKSYLHTKFKSNTGYPIMVFFNLKKTQKACEYLNYTDLSIKEISYKIGFEDPLYFSRIFKNFMGKSPRNYKKSQIK, encoded by the coding sequence ATGGATACAACTGCTTTAAGAGAAGGCTTTTTGGGACAGAAATTAATTTCATTACCAAAATCTATAATTAGTATTGCAAAAAACAACCCTATTACTAAAAATTTTTATATTACTGATTTAGGTCATTATCCAAAAGCAAATAATCATTATAGACGAAGAAAAAAAGGGTCTACTGAATATATTTTGATATATTGTACCAAAGGGCAAGGCGAAATTATTTTAGATGATGTAAAATATATAATTTCTCCTAATGAATTTTTCATAATACCAAAAAAAGTTAAGCATGAATACAGAGCAGATGAATCTGATCCATGGACAATTTATTGGTTTCATTTTAATGGAGTTCTAGCTAAAGAATTATTTAATAGATATAAAGCTACAGATGCTAAAAATTATAAAAACACACCTTTTTCAAAAGAAAAAATAACATTGTTTGAAAAAATTTTTAATCTTTTTGATCATAATAATTTAGAAAATCAAATAGAGTATGCAAATTTATTAAGTTTAAGTTTTATTAGTACTTTTATCTACCAAGATTCAGATTTTAAAGTAAACAGAAGCGATAATGATAACGTTATCAATTCTATTAAAAATTTCTTGTTAGATAATTTGGATAAAAATTTTACTTTAGATGAAGTTGCAAACAAATTTAATTATTCAAAATCTTACTTGCACACAAAATTTAAATCAAACACAGGCTACCCAATAATGGTATTTTTTAATCTTAAAAAAACTCAAAAAGCTTGTGAGTATCTAAATTATACAGATTTAAGCATTAAGGAAATTAGCTACAAAATTGGCTTTGAAGATCCGTTATATTTTTCTAGAATATTTAAAAATTTCATGGGTAAATCACCAAGAAATTACAAAAAAAGTCAAATAAAGTAA
- a CDS encoding FG-GAP repeat domain-containing protein, translating to MLNNKIYLSTKKLKPKKRIIRKVNTILFLCCISVLLINCKNKGQSKNDIEQQKNEAQVENKLLKNIDKKFTPIAIGNSFEEPPQISNLAVGDINQDNLLDVVVCDIKNNTISIITQHPKGIFTEKIVADNIKAPAHVQVFDFDNDGDQDLIVALLGMLFPSNDKIGSIVVLENDGENNFSKRIVIENISRAADVRAGDLDGDGDIDIAVAQFGYDDGETSWIENLGNWTFKNHPLQNLSGPINVELIDIDFDNDLDIISLVTQEWEKIYCFENDGKGNFTPKQLWGSNNEDYGSSGISISDINKDGKPDILYTNGDAFDYLPPLPRPWHGVQWLENLGDLKFKYHPIINFPGAFSARTTDIDKDNDEDILVVSGFNYWDKPTAESLVLLENDGKNNFKKHTIAKSPTHLITLELGDFNNDGHMDMVTGGIYVYPPFDKLARVTLWMNKGE from the coding sequence ATGTTAAACAATAAAATTTATTTATCAACAAAAAAATTAAAACCTAAAAAACGTATAATTCGAAAAGTAAATACCATACTTTTTCTTTGCTGCATTTCGGTTTTACTTATTAATTGTAAAAACAAAGGTCAAAGTAAGAATGATATTGAACAACAAAAAAATGAAGCACAAGTTGAAAATAAATTATTAAAAAATATTGATAAAAAATTTACACCAATCGCTATTGGTAATTCATTTGAAGAGCCTCCGCAAATATCAAATCTTGCTGTTGGTGATATTAACCAAGATAATTTGTTAGATGTTGTAGTATGCGATATAAAGAATAACACGATATCAATAATTACGCAACATCCAAAAGGTATATTTACAGAAAAAATAGTTGCAGATAATATTAAAGCACCTGCTCATGTTCAGGTTTTTGATTTTGATAATGATGGGGATCAGGATTTAATTGTTGCTCTTCTTGGTATGCTTTTTCCAAGCAATGACAAAATAGGTTCTATAGTTGTTCTTGAAAATGATGGGGAAAATAATTTTTCAAAGCGAATTGTTATTGAAAACATATCGCGTGCTGCAGATGTAAGAGCAGGAGATTTAGATGGTGATGGAGATATAGATATAGCTGTTGCACAATTTGGTTATGATGACGGAGAAACTTCTTGGATAGAAAACTTAGGGAATTGGACCTTTAAAAATCACCCTTTACAAAATCTTTCTGGCCCAATAAATGTAGAATTAATAGACATTGATTTTGATAATGATTTAGATATTATTTCTCTAGTTACCCAAGAATGGGAAAAAATATATTGTTTTGAAAATGATGGAAAAGGCAACTTTACACCTAAACAATTATGGGGTTCTAATAATGAAGATTATGGATCTAGTGGTATTTCAATTTCTGATATAAATAAAGACGGAAAACCAGATATTTTATATACAAATGGAGATGCTTTCGATTACCTGCCTCCTTTACCAAGACCTTGGCATGGGGTACAATGGCTAGAAAACTTAGGTGATTTAAAGTTTAAATATCATCCTATAATTAATTTCCCTGGTGCTTTTAGTGCAAGAACTACTGATATTGATAAAGATAATGATGAAGATATTTTAGTTGTAAGTGGCTTTAACTATTGGGATAAACCAACCGCAGAAAGCTTAGTATTACTTGAAAATGATGGTAAAAATAATTTTAAAAAACACACTATTGCTAAATCTCCAACACACTTAATTACATTAGAACTAGGTGATTTTAATAACGATGGACATATGGATATGGTAACAGGTGGCATATATGTCTACCCTCCTTTTGACAAATTAGCACGAGTTACTCTTTGGATGAATAAAGGAGAATAA
- a CDS encoding T9SS type A sorting domain-containing protein has translation MKKSTLILSLVIIVITSLIYYNLPESNNSTDANFEYKEKKGRPKIMFPQPPPFDPAKLEEKDLKDYANWREELKVSGNQFTDYSKKKPNREIEYFSNLPSYSYANKRINGSWAQKYLHMSSNVGPGYTEGGSDALGSVYDPVNEEVYVLSRPGHLYKIDDTKQVKWSLRNHKRNFLGNSSLNFRGLVLSGVNLPDNSFRLVNQQSNGGMEFSDDEGRTWTTANGALFQNSLNFKTHVVKTPTGRRVVAHGGNFEGNSGFDKLFISDDYGLNYRESRYKFSRSSFEVNTLKPHNDNSIYAFVRRKSDSKIFIFKLEAGESEFSIIKEPTQTFTGVDTLHGALVGGVYYFYVSSGNKNIYYSKDEGETWEHTNNTNDRNIVEMHPTKPNIVFKGFIDLFISQNFGASFAGNNHRLSPGTYVWDLEHFRIYDKEDGGSFTFSGFHFGSYYTTDPSDWSSWKSINRGSPNMLSYDAVTSEIHDKIYVANQDRGSQSFSGTPSQNGYYETAREANTDVFRVALSKNESSVWFWYWYGRIGRASTTNGGNYGTVVGKNYYGNWWATSMIPSPDNNEDAIYIPSGQNKLEKITYNGSTLIRTIHPYTFPGSAVSFNYSPVNTNRWYVGLKTGEFFYSTDGGTTFTETTYAGTMPGQTDKHTKQRQVIKGSPADESTVYYTGKGNIFLISKDGGITFTNHNIGLNVNEIMDFTVAPSGKFIFAACNFSGIWVYSTEEDKWFEMNGDDVPELTSFTDVQYIKSKDIVRFTTYGSGVFDFKIDVSSLSINNNVINETESVKAFPNPTSGNFKVPVPNASKDVLVHIYTEAGRLITNSKYKVVGGQIQLSLKNEASGIYLAKIFLEKPAFVKILKE, from the coding sequence ATGAAAAAAAGTACCTTAATACTATCACTTGTTATAATTGTAATAACATCACTTATATATTATAATTTACCAGAAAGTAACAATAGTACAGATGCTAACTTTGAGTATAAAGAAAAGAAAGGGAGGCCAAAAATTATGTTTCCCCAACCACCACCATTTGATCCTGCTAAATTAGAAGAAAAAGACTTGAAAGACTACGCAAATTGGAGGGAAGAGCTAAAAGTTTCTGGCAATCAGTTTACAGATTACAGTAAGAAAAAGCCAAATAGAGAAATAGAATATTTTTCTAATTTACCAAGTTATTCTTATGCAAATAAGAGAATTAATGGAAGTTGGGCGCAAAAATATTTACATATGTCATCAAATGTAGGACCAGGTTATACTGAAGGTGGTTCGGATGCACTTGGTTCTGTTTACGACCCTGTTAACGAAGAGGTGTATGTACTTTCTAGACCAGGTCACCTCTATAAAATTGATGATACTAAACAAGTAAAATGGTCTCTTAGAAATCATAAGCGAAATTTTTTAGGAAATAGTAGTTTAAATTTTAGAGGTTTAGTTTTAAGTGGTGTTAATTTACCAGATAATAGTTTTCGTCTTGTAAATCAACAATCAAATGGGGGTATGGAGTTTTCTGATGATGAAGGTAGAACTTGGACAACAGCCAATGGAGCCTTATTTCAAAATTCATTAAACTTTAAAACGCATGTTGTGAAAACGCCAACAGGAAGAAGGGTTGTTGCTCATGGAGGTAATTTTGAAGGCAACTCTGGTTTTGATAAACTTTTTATTTCAGATGATTACGGCTTAAATTATAGAGAATCTAGGTATAAGTTTTCTAGAAGTTCTTTTGAGGTTAATACTCTTAAACCTCATAATGACAATAGTATTTACGCTTTTGTTAGGAGAAAAAGTGATTCGAAAATATTTATTTTTAAACTGGAAGCAGGAGAGAGTGAATTTAGTATCATAAAAGAACCAACACAAACTTTTACAGGAGTAGACACCTTACATGGAGCTTTAGTTGGTGGGGTTTATTATTTTTATGTAAGTAGTGGAAACAAGAATATATATTATTCAAAAGACGAAGGAGAAACTTGGGAACATACAAATAATACCAATGACAGAAATATAGTGGAAATGCATCCTACAAAACCAAATATTGTTTTTAAAGGATTTATAGATTTATTTATTTCTCAAAACTTTGGAGCTAGTTTTGCAGGAAATAATCATCGTTTAAGTCCAGGAACTTATGTTTGGGATTTAGAACATTTTAGAATTTATGATAAAGAAGATGGAGGTAGTTTTACCTTTTCAGGATTTCATTTTGGTAGTTATTACACCACAGATCCATCTGATTGGAGTTCTTGGAAAAGTATTAATAGAGGAAGCCCTAATATGCTTTCTTATGATGCTGTTACCAGTGAAATTCACGATAAAATATACGTAGCAAATCAAGATAGGGGTTCACAGAGTTTTTCTGGAACACCATCTCAAAACGGATATTATGAAACTGCAAGAGAAGCGAATACAGATGTTTTTAGAGTCGCTTTATCTAAAAATGAATCTTCAGTTTGGTTTTGGTATTGGTATGGTAGAATAGGAAGAGCAAGCACAACTAATGGAGGTAATTATGGCACTGTTGTTGGGAAAAACTATTATGGAAATTGGTGGGCAACAAGCATGATTCCTTCACCAGACAATAATGAGGATGCTATTTATATTCCTTCTGGTCAAAATAAATTAGAAAAGATTACTTATAATGGTAGTACTTTAATTAGAACAATTCATCCTTATACTTTTCCAGGATCTGCAGTAAGTTTTAATTACTCTCCAGTAAATACAAATAGGTGGTATGTTGGTTTAAAAACTGGAGAATTTTTCTATTCAACAGATGGTGGTACAACTTTTACAGAAACAACTTATGCTGGCACTATGCCTGGTCAAACAGATAAGCATACAAAGCAAAGACAGGTTATAAAAGGAAGTCCTGCAGATGAGTCTACAGTGTATTATACAGGTAAAGGCAACATTTTTTTAATTTCTAAAGATGGTGGTATAACATTCACCAACCACAATATTGGTCTTAATGTTAATGAAATTATGGATTTTACAGTAGCTCCTTCAGGAAAATTTATATTTGCTGCTTGTAATTTTAGTGGAATCTGGGTATATTCTACAGAAGAAGATAAATGGTTTGAAATGAATGGAGATGATGTGCCTGAATTAACAAGCTTTACAGATGTACAGTATATTAAGTCTAAAGATATCGTAAGATTTACTACTTATGGAAGTGGTGTTTTCGATTTTAAAATAGACGTTAGCTCTTTGTCTATAAATAATAATGTTATAAACGAAACAGAATCCGTTAAAGCATTTCCAAACCCAACTTCTGGAAATTTTAAAGTACCTGTGCCTAATGCTTCAAAAGATGTTTTAGTGCATATTTATACAGAAGCAGGTAGGTTAATTACAAATAGTAAATACAAAGTTGTAGGTGGTCAAATTCAACTTTCTCTAAAAAATGAAGCTTCAGGTATTTATTTAGCTAAAATATTTTTAGAAAAACCAGCTTTTGTTAAAATTTTAAAAGAATAA